In the genome of Desulfofarcimen acetoxidans DSM 771, one region contains:
- the mftA gene encoding variant-type mycofactocin precursor, translating to MKKNNNEAVKNVDEKEGKQDIEIIEEIQIEELSIDGICGVY from the coding sequence ATGAAAAAGAATAATAATGAAGCAGTTAAAAACGTCGATGAAAAAGAGGGCAAACAAGATATTGAGATTATTGAAGAAATACAAATAGAAGAATTATCAATAGACGGGATTTGCGGCGTGTATTAG
- a CDS encoding Ig-like domain-containing protein gives MWKKKLFISTMTIGLLAVGIGMNISNANADTGRGNYLQTTGLQAKVLNQNQSQMTQPQFMMHFLDMQQKNMQQNNMQQNNMRQNKMRQNKMRQNDMQQNNMQQQSSGEALGRKCQIFDSEAGNILSQIADILGVEEKSIIETLQGGKTLVEIAEDNGVDEDELLEELVESQTTAINNAVSAGTITDEQADELKDKLTERLQNLIEYNTQQQFNGKFSNHQNELPGLAGDYNCSSGYDVEKGTISNMDSDSITINDNTYQINDDTKIYLDQKSADWDDISEGDSAVIFVNSSGEVAYLYVNNQNELEVESLSPSDDADNVSRYTDELEVKFNRDIEAKTSLSNVYDAITISNNIDVNTVEIDDDTLTIKLDDELDYNEEYTVTIDSGVIQAEDSSDTNDEIEWSFTTEEE, from the coding sequence ATGTGGAAAAAGAAATTATTTATTAGCACTATGACTATAGGTTTATTAGCGGTTGGAATAGGAATGAATATTTCAAACGCAAATGCGGATACCGGTCGGGGAAACTATCTGCAAACCACAGGTCTTCAAGCAAAAGTGCTTAACCAGAACCAGTCGCAGATGACGCAGCCTCAGTTTATGATGCATTTTTTAGATATGCAGCAGAAGAACATGCAGCAAAACAATATGCAGCAAAACAATATGCGGCAAAACAAAATGCGGCAAAACAAAATGCGGCAAAACGATATGCAGCAGAACAATATGCAGCAACAGTCGAGTGGCGAAGCTCTTGGGCGCAAATGTCAAATATTTGATTCTGAAGCAGGAAATATTTTATCGCAAATAGCTGATATTTTGGGTGTTGAGGAAAAGAGTATAATTGAAACTCTTCAGGGAGGAAAAACCTTGGTAGAAATTGCCGAGGACAATGGTGTAGATGAAGATGAACTGCTGGAAGAACTTGTAGAGTCCCAAACAACTGCGATTAATAATGCGGTTAGTGCGGGCACCATTACTGATGAGCAAGCGGATGAGTTAAAGGATAAGTTAACTGAAAGGCTGCAAAATCTAATAGAATACAATACACAGCAGCAGTTTAACGGGAAATTTTCTAATCATCAAAATGAGTTGCCGGGGTTGGCGGGAGATTATAACTGCTCTTCCGGCTATGATGTGGAAAAAGGGACAATTTCCAATATGGACAGTGACAGCATTACAATTAATGATAACACGTATCAGATAAATGATGATACAAAAATTTACCTTGACCAAAAAAGCGCTGACTGGGATGATATTTCAGAAGGCGATAGCGCAGTAATTTTCGTAAATAGCAGCGGCGAAGTTGCTTATCTTTATGTTAATAATCAAAATGAGTTGGAGGTAGAAAGCTTAAGCCCATCTGATGATGCTGATAATGTGAGCCGGTATACTGATGAGTTAGAAGTGAAATTTAACAGAGATATTGAAGCAAAAACCAGTTTGAGCAATGTATATGATGCTATTACTATCAGTAACAATATCGATGTAAATACAGTAGAGATAGATGATGATACGCTGACCATAAAACTGGATGATGAACTGGATTATAATGAGGAATATACTGTAACTATCGATAGCGGTGTAATCCAAGCTGAAGATTCCAGTGACACTAATGATGAGATTGAGTGGTCCTTTACCACAGAGGAAGAATAA
- a CDS encoding mycofactocin system FadH/OYE family oxidoreductase 2 — protein MTVCAKLFSPLKIGKHILNNRIIFGPHRTNFAVQNLPSKQHVNYYERRAKGGVGLTIIEGGCIHPSDYPYERAIFAYRKAVTDGYGQIAEAVHKHGCLAVAQLNHSGGQADSSLSRRETWAPSAVPEISSGEVPKIMEREDIKEVIEGFVNAAWRLKNSGLDGIEINAGQFSLLRQFLSPLTNYRSDDYGGSLENRVRFCREVLQEVRRATGSDFLIGLRLCGDEYAPWGGLNPEDCRDIARHLCKGGLVDWFTVETGSIYSLHMTSASMRHPEDYAAQPACLIAEAVDIPVCATGSIVSVKLAEKLLNEGVQLAEMTRALIADPDLPARAKEDETNIRPCILCNQDCYVNSVMNPVLSCAVNPFAGEELKETYTVSPAGFKKVLVAGAGPAGLEAAITAARRGHRVVLYERDSEPGGRLKLAARIPGCGKFQSIIDYLYRCVREIGIEIHLGSNADDSVIAAESPDAVVVATGSRPSPVPFAVGAGITFIRPEELLAGNRKVGSRVMIIDLEGAWQAPGVALSLAGEVEKISIITPEMFVSPELAKNGEFLYWYQQAFQKNIEFIPQTEVIRVSGSCLEAVDRFSREKRMFNQIDTIVPVIPAYPDQSLYLRLLKTGIQVWVAGDCVAPRNLGAAIREGRNIGLTI, from the coding sequence GTGACAGTTTGTGCAAAATTATTTTCTCCATTGAAAATAGGCAAGCATATATTAAACAATCGAATTATATTTGGCCCGCACAGAACAAATTTTGCTGTTCAAAACTTACCCTCTAAACAACATGTTAATTATTATGAGCGGAGAGCTAAAGGCGGGGTTGGATTAACAATAATAGAAGGAGGCTGTATTCATCCTTCGGATTACCCTTACGAAAGAGCTATATTTGCTTATCGAAAAGCTGTGACAGATGGCTACGGGCAAATAGCCGAAGCAGTACACAAACACGGTTGTCTTGCAGTGGCACAATTGAATCATTCCGGCGGTCAGGCGGACAGCAGCTTATCCCGCAGAGAAACATGGGCTCCTTCGGCAGTGCCTGAAATAAGTTCCGGAGAAGTGCCTAAGATTATGGAAAGGGAAGATATAAAGGAAGTAATTGAGGGGTTTGTTAATGCGGCTTGGAGACTGAAAAACTCCGGTTTGGACGGCATAGAAATAAATGCCGGGCAATTTTCTTTATTGCGCCAGTTTTTATCCCCGTTAACAAATTATCGTTCCGATGATTACGGCGGATCACTGGAAAACAGAGTGCGTTTTTGCCGGGAAGTACTGCAGGAGGTTCGCCGGGCAACCGGTTCTGATTTTTTAATCGGTCTGCGCTTGTGCGGTGATGAGTATGCACCCTGGGGAGGGTTGAATCCTGAAGATTGCCGGGACATTGCACGGCATTTATGTAAAGGCGGCTTAGTTGATTGGTTTACTGTAGAAACAGGCAGTATTTACAGCCTGCACATGACGTCTGCTTCAATGCGCCATCCTGAAGATTACGCGGCACAACCGGCTTGTCTTATTGCTGAGGCTGTTGATATACCGGTCTGTGCCACAGGCAGTATAGTAAGTGTTAAACTTGCGGAGAAGTTATTAAATGAAGGCGTCCAGTTAGCAGAGATGACCAGGGCGCTCATAGCAGACCCTGACTTGCCGGCTAGAGCCAAAGAAGATGAAACTAATATAAGGCCATGTATTCTATGCAATCAGGATTGTTATGTTAACTCGGTTATGAATCCTGTTTTGTCGTGCGCGGTTAACCCGTTTGCCGGTGAGGAATTAAAAGAAACTTACACTGTAAGTCCGGCCGGATTTAAAAAAGTTTTGGTAGCCGGTGCCGGGCCTGCCGGTCTGGAAGCGGCAATAACTGCTGCAAGACGCGGGCACAGGGTAGTATTGTATGAACGTGATTCTGAACCGGGTGGACGGTTGAAGTTGGCTGCAAGAATTCCGGGCTGCGGAAAGTTTCAAAGTATTATAGATTATTTATACCGGTGTGTGCGGGAGATAGGAATTGAAATCCATCTGGGCAGCAATGCAGATGACAGTGTAATTGCAGCCGAGTCTCCTGACGCTGTGGTTGTAGCCACAGGGAGCAGGCCTTCTCCGGTTCCCTTTGCAGTAGGTGCAGGCATAACGTTTATAAGACCGGAAGAACTGCTGGCAGGCAACCGGAAAGTCGGTTCCAGGGTTATGATTATAGATTTGGAAGGAGCATGGCAGGCTCCGGGAGTGGCTTTGTCTCTGGCGGGAGAAGTCGAGAAGATCAGCATTATAACACCTGAAATGTTTGTTTCTCCTGAATTGGCTAAAAATGGGGAGTTCTTATATTGGTACCAACAGGCATTTCAAAAGAATATTGAATTTATACCGCAAACTGAGGTAATCAGGGTGAGCGGCAGCTGTTTGGAAGCTGTTGACAGGTTTAGCCGGGAAAAACGTATGTTTAATCAAATTGATACGATAGTGCCGGTTATCCCTGCTTATCCCGACCAGAGTCTTTATCTTCGTTTGCTGAAAACGGGGATACAGGTATGGGTCGCTGGAGACTGTGTGGCTCCGCGCAATTTGGGTGCCGCGATAAGAGAAGGCCGAAATATTGGCTTAACGATCTGA
- a CDS encoding thioredoxin family protein codes for MSLFNFGKKKKEASSCCCGGSCDAESMAKAENAKTQGAIVKVLGSGCAKCNQLEAATKAALEQLGMDTVIDHVTDFSQIAAYGVLTTPALVVDGKVVSCGKVLKTEEVIKILQKVK; via the coding sequence ATGTCATTGTTTAACTTTGGTAAGAAAAAGAAAGAAGCCTCAAGCTGTTGCTGTGGCGGCAGTTGTGACGCTGAAAGCATGGCAAAGGCTGAAAACGCAAAGACTCAAGGCGCAATCGTTAAGGTACTGGGAAGCGGCTGTGCGAAATGCAATCAGCTTGAAGCGGCGACAAAAGCTGCGCTGGAGCAATTGGGGATGGATACTGTTATCGACCATGTAACCGATTTTTCACAGATCGCGGCCTATGGGGTACTGACAACACCCGCCCTCGTTGTAGACGGAAAAGTAGTTTCTTGCGGCAAGGTTCTTAAAACCGAGGAAGTTATCAAGATTCTCCAAAAGGTCAAATAA